The Poecilia reticulata strain Guanapo unplaced genomic scaffold, Guppy_female_1.0+MT scaffold_1090, whole genome shotgun sequence genomic interval ATAACTCAGTCTCAGGGACCCGGCCAGGCACTACGCTTTAAGAGGTCACGCAATGTCACACCAACACCTGTGACCTTCTGCAGgaatgcatgcatgcatgccgCGTGTTTGCCTTGCAGCAAAGTTTGTGGGTTTGTGTTTGAGAAGTGCAACAGAAACCTCACCTTCTGGTCTGTCCACCAGCAGCCGCTTAAAACTCTGATACGTCCCAATTTTGATGGTCCCGTAGGAGGCCTGACGGAGCATGGCGGGGGagatgctacaaaaaaaaaaaaaagaagcttat includes:
- the LOC103461334 gene encoding kidney mitochondrial carrier protein 1-like, whose protein sequence is MSTVNWKPFVFGGLASITAECGTFPIDLAKTRLQVQGQVGDSKYREIRYRGMLHAIMRVGREEGLRALYSGISPAMLRQASYGTIKIGTYQSFKRLLVDRPEGEVSVALLKHKPTNFAARQTRGMHACIPAEGHRCWCDIA